In one window of Temnothorax longispinosus isolate EJ_2023e chromosome 11, Tlon_JGU_v1, whole genome shotgun sequence DNA:
- the Tmem43 gene encoding transmembrane protein 43 homolog isoform X1 produces the protein MYRANQNGQPQRENADGIRQNCLNGRQAISVNQTPMTISEQFRESWLTAIIGSIMFATGMYLLFWNEGRAVKVAHSLDEALHNVVVLPNSMMLSPEYEGRLIHLSGSILVSEPLTEPDYGIVMPSVKLKRRVQMYQWIEIEEEQSFSGITEDEKHYYYTTEWKDKLVDSDHFYIRTGHHNPKEMPIRSQVQIADEVKIGAFTLGLELKKKFSDFVEITSDERPERKNIKMHSGLYYHSADLWNPQVGDIRIQFSYAGKNGDVYSVVGLLEKDTIKPYYTSHSEEILLQRRHKMSVDQMFHLEHVHNYWRTWTVRGLGWLVLFVAATCLANILKTIILNSTFLCGIIAVESLTMSVSMSISLLVIGFAWVWYRPVIGLCLALASVLPFIYSTLMSGSPSQQRDYYRRL, from the exons ATGTATCGAGCGAAT CAGAATGGCCAGCCACAGAGGGAAAACGCGGATGGTATTCGCCAAAATTGTCTTAATGGAAGACAAGCTATCTCCGTGAATCAAACGCCGATGACAATCTCGGAGCAATTCAGAGAGTCATGGCTGACAGCTATAATCGGATCCATCATGTTCGCTACTGGAATGTATCTTCTATTTTGGAATGAG GGGAGAGCCGTGAAAGTGGCGCATTCCTTGGACGAGGCTCTGCATAATGTAGTTGTGCTTCCTAATTCGATGATGTTGTCACCTGAATACGAGGGTCGCTTGATACATCTGTCGGGCTCCATATTGGTCTCCGAGCCATTAACTGAACCAGATTACGGAATTGTTATGCCAAGCGTGAAGCTAAAGAGAAGGGTACAGATGTACCAGTGGATTGAAATTGAAGAAGAGCAAAG TTTCAGTGGAATAACGGAGGACGAAAAACATTACTATTATACGACGGAATGGAAGGATAAACTCGTGGACTCAGATCACTTCTACATTCGTACCGGTCATCATAATCCGAAGGAAATGCCAATCAGAAGTCAGGTGCAAATCGCAGATGAAGTAAAGATAGGTGCTTTCACGCTCGGTTTGGAATTGAAGAAGAAATTCAGTGACTTTGTAGAGATCACCAGTGACGAGCGGCCAGAACGAAAGAACATTAAAATGCACTCTGGACTGTATTACCACAGTGCAGATTTGTGGAATCCACAA GTAGGAGACATCAGAATACAATTTTCCTATGCGGGTAAAAACGGGGATGTTTACTCGGTAGTCGGCTTGTTGGAAAAAGACACCATAAAACCATATTACACATCTCACAGTGAAGAAATCTTGCTTCAACGAAGGCATAAAATGTCAGTGGATCAGATGTTTCATTTGGAGCACGTGCATAATTATTGGCGAACCTGGACTGTTAG AGGACTTGGATGGTTGGTCTTGTTTGTGGCAGCAACGTGCTTAGCAAATATACTAAAGACAATTATACTAAATTCGACGTTCCTTTGCGGTATAATAGCAGTCGAGTCTTTAACTATGTCAGTCTCCATGTCTATTAGTTTATTGGTGATCGGTTTCGCTTGGGTGTGGTATCGACCGGTAATCGGTCTCTGTTTAGCGCTAGCGTCCGTTTTgccatttatttattcgacaCTGATGTCGGGATCTCCATCTCAGCAACGTGATTATTATAGGAGAttataa
- the Tmem43 gene encoding transmembrane protein 43 homolog isoform X2 has protein sequence MTISEQFRESWLTAIIGSIMFATGMYLLFWNEGRAVKVAHSLDEALHNVVVLPNSMMLSPEYEGRLIHLSGSILVSEPLTEPDYGIVMPSVKLKRRVQMYQWIEIEEEQSFSGITEDEKHYYYTTEWKDKLVDSDHFYIRTGHHNPKEMPIRSQVQIADEVKIGAFTLGLELKKKFSDFVEITSDERPERKNIKMHSGLYYHSADLWNPQVGDIRIQFSYAGKNGDVYSVVGLLEKDTIKPYYTSHSEEILLQRRHKMSVDQMFHLEHVHNYWRTWTVRGLGWLVLFVAATCLANILKTIILNSTFLCGIIAVESLTMSVSMSISLLVIGFAWVWYRPVIGLCLALASVLPFIYSTLMSGSPSQQRDYYRRL, from the exons ATGACAATCTCGGAGCAATTCAGAGAGTCATGGCTGACAGCTATAATCGGATCCATCATGTTCGCTACTGGAATGTATCTTCTATTTTGGAATGAG GGGAGAGCCGTGAAAGTGGCGCATTCCTTGGACGAGGCTCTGCATAATGTAGTTGTGCTTCCTAATTCGATGATGTTGTCACCTGAATACGAGGGTCGCTTGATACATCTGTCGGGCTCCATATTGGTCTCCGAGCCATTAACTGAACCAGATTACGGAATTGTTATGCCAAGCGTGAAGCTAAAGAGAAGGGTACAGATGTACCAGTGGATTGAAATTGAAGAAGAGCAAAG TTTCAGTGGAATAACGGAGGACGAAAAACATTACTATTATACGACGGAATGGAAGGATAAACTCGTGGACTCAGATCACTTCTACATTCGTACCGGTCATCATAATCCGAAGGAAATGCCAATCAGAAGTCAGGTGCAAATCGCAGATGAAGTAAAGATAGGTGCTTTCACGCTCGGTTTGGAATTGAAGAAGAAATTCAGTGACTTTGTAGAGATCACCAGTGACGAGCGGCCAGAACGAAAGAACATTAAAATGCACTCTGGACTGTATTACCACAGTGCAGATTTGTGGAATCCACAA GTAGGAGACATCAGAATACAATTTTCCTATGCGGGTAAAAACGGGGATGTTTACTCGGTAGTCGGCTTGTTGGAAAAAGACACCATAAAACCATATTACACATCTCACAGTGAAGAAATCTTGCTTCAACGAAGGCATAAAATGTCAGTGGATCAGATGTTTCATTTGGAGCACGTGCATAATTATTGGCGAACCTGGACTGTTAG AGGACTTGGATGGTTGGTCTTGTTTGTGGCAGCAACGTGCTTAGCAAATATACTAAAGACAATTATACTAAATTCGACGTTCCTTTGCGGTATAATAGCAGTCGAGTCTTTAACTATGTCAGTCTCCATGTCTATTAGTTTATTGGTGATCGGTTTCGCTTGGGTGTGGTATCGACCGGTAATCGGTCTCTGTTTAGCGCTAGCGTCCGTTTTgccatttatttattcgacaCTGATGTCGGGATCTCCATCTCAGCAACGTGATTATTATAGGAGAttataa